A window of the Microbulbifer aggregans genome harbors these coding sequences:
- the ppnN gene encoding nucleotide 5'-monophosphate nucleosidase PpnN has protein sequence MSNDLVDAQVSPTGQFDILSKYEIHKLSDESRGPQYQIFRNCSLAVLNSGGYLDDGKELLEKYSDFNISVIPTERSVKLQVRNAPASAFVDGKMIRGVAEHLFSVLRDIIYVNSEITGDPRYDLVSARGVTDAVFHILRNADTFDRSRSPRLVVCWGGHSISSEEYDYTKKVGYELALRHLDICTGCGPGAMKGPMKGATIGHAKQRDRRGQYIGISEPGIIAAEAPNPIVNQLVIMPDIEKRLEAFVRTGHGIIVFPGGAGTAEEILYLLGILLHEENRQQPFPVIFTGPASASDYFIRIDQFIGSTLGEAARSRYQIIIDDPAEVARQMAAGIEAVRQYRKESGDAYYFNWQLKVSTEFQRPFVPTHANMRSLALHKNQEPYLLAANLRRAFSGIVSGNVKDEGIRNVEKNGPYELHGDPTLMRSMDTLLESFAKQQRMKLPGKQYIPCYRINAE, from the coding sequence ATGTCCAATGATCTCGTCGATGCACAAGTCTCACCCACCGGGCAGTTCGATATTCTGTCCAAGTACGAAATCCACAAACTCAGCGACGAAAGCCGAGGCCCCCAGTACCAGATTTTTCGTAACTGCTCCCTGGCCGTACTGAACAGCGGTGGCTATCTGGATGACGGCAAGGAGCTTCTGGAAAAATATTCTGACTTCAATATTTCCGTTATCCCCACCGAACGCAGTGTAAAGCTCCAGGTCAGAAACGCTCCCGCCAGCGCATTTGTCGATGGCAAAATGATCCGCGGTGTCGCCGAGCACCTGTTTTCTGTGCTCCGCGATATTATCTATGTGAATAGTGAAATTACCGGCGATCCTCGCTACGACCTGGTTTCCGCTCGGGGCGTCACCGATGCGGTATTTCATATCCTGCGTAATGCCGACACTTTTGACCGGTCCCGCTCACCAAGACTGGTGGTGTGCTGGGGGGGACACTCCATTTCATCGGAGGAGTACGATTACACCAAAAAGGTGGGGTATGAGTTGGCGTTGCGCCACCTTGATATCTGCACCGGCTGCGGCCCGGGCGCCATGAAAGGCCCAATGAAAGGTGCAACCATAGGCCATGCCAAGCAGAGGGACCGGCGCGGGCAATACATCGGCATTTCCGAGCCGGGTATCATCGCGGCAGAGGCACCGAATCCGATCGTCAACCAGCTTGTCATCATGCCGGATATCGAGAAACGCCTGGAGGCATTTGTACGCACAGGGCATGGAATCATCGTATTCCCAGGTGGTGCCGGCACCGCCGAAGAAATCCTCTACCTGTTGGGCATTCTGCTGCACGAGGAAAACCGGCAGCAGCCGTTTCCGGTGATTTTTACTGGCCCTGCCAGCGCTTCAGACTACTTCATCCGTATTGACCAGTTCATTGGCTCAACCCTGGGAGAGGCGGCCAGATCCCGATACCAGATCATTATCGACGACCCTGCGGAGGTGGCACGGCAAATGGCGGCCGGCATTGAGGCCGTGCGGCAATACCGCAAAGAATCCGGCGATGCTTATTACTTCAACTGGCAGCTAAAGGTATCGACCGAGTTCCAACGGCCATTTGTCCCCACCCACGCCAACATGCGCAGCCTCGCATTGCACAAGAACCAGGAGCCCTATTTGCTCGCCGCCAATCTTCGCCGGGCGTTTTCCGGCATTGTCTCCGGCAACGTAAAGGACGAGGGAATTCGCAACGTAGAGAAAAACGGTCCCTATGAGCTGCATGGCGACCCCACACTGATGCGTAGCATGGATACCCTGCTGGAGTCGTTCGCAAAGCAGCAGCGTATGAAACTGCCCGGCAAGCAGTACATCCCCTGCTACCGGATCAATGCTGAATAA
- a CDS encoding alpha/beta hydrolase family protein yields the protein MYLTRCIFDAFKVEALAPPYDTGIARIYYPARYGDSFEERNTGAVPVDETLAPCPVLILFHGINIDPSGYRWLAETLAAEGIVTVSYQLVAEEMPGQLAATPGIDLQALTPEHFGKRTSALAMPALLSMLERLNNRSVLAGKLDLKRLAFGGHSAGGTLALLNANRDWFPALRAVFAYGAHTGGSTALGWPEETLLPISNGVPLLMIGGEQDGCIANSAHRYESNSASTTARIEQTFDMAVPDNGGDNVLLLLRDANHFSVCTPADETCGRGFIDLPVETDEARNVAGQAVRLFLRGFLCDDPAALGAYREMQGVDHNMISKLLQK from the coding sequence ATGTACCTGACACGCTGTATTTTCGATGCATTCAAAGTGGAAGCTCTCGCCCCTCCATACGATACGGGCATTGCCAGGATTTACTATCCGGCACGATACGGGGACTCTTTTGAAGAGCGGAATACTGGCGCCGTGCCCGTAGATGAGACACTGGCCCCCTGTCCGGTCCTCATTCTATTCCATGGTATCAATATCGATCCCAGTGGTTATCGCTGGCTGGCAGAAACGCTGGCCGCCGAGGGTATTGTTACCGTGTCTTACCAGCTCGTTGCAGAAGAAATGCCTGGACAGTTAGCCGCAACGCCGGGTATCGACCTGCAGGCGCTGACGCCCGAGCACTTTGGCAAACGCACGTCCGCCCTCGCCATGCCGGCACTCCTGTCCATGCTCGAGCGCCTGAACAACAGGAGCGTGTTGGCGGGGAAACTCGATCTGAAGCGGCTGGCCTTCGGTGGCCACAGTGCCGGCGGGACGCTGGCCCTGCTCAACGCCAACCGTGACTGGTTCCCAGCACTGCGTGCCGTCTTTGCCTACGGCGCACATACCGGCGGCTCCACCGCCCTGGGGTGGCCAGAGGAAACGCTGCTTCCGATCAGCAATGGCGTGCCACTTCTCATGATTGGCGGCGAGCAGGACGGCTGCATTGCCAACAGTGCACACCGCTATGAGTCCAATTCAGCCAGCACAACCGCGCGTATCGAACAGACCTTCGACATGGCCGTCCCAGACAATGGCGGCGACAATGTCCTGCTCCTGCTCAGGGACGCCAACCATTTTTCCGTGTGCACCCCTGCGGATGAAACCTGTGGCCGTGGCTTCATCGACCTTCCAGTAGAAACAGATGAGGCCCGTAACGTCGCCGGCCAGGCTGTCCGCCTGTTCTTGCGGGGATTCCTTTGCGACGACCCGGCAGCGCTCGGCGCGTACCGGGAAATGCAGGGCGTCGATCACAATATGATCAGCAAGCTGCTGCAAAAGTGA
- a CDS encoding NAD-dependent epimerase/dehydratase family protein, protein MKILILGMGHVGKALGSRLRSKGHQVVGSTTTPEKAQGLRAFADEVVVLKGHESEKVAAAASGVDLIIVTVAPNVKNTRTPEERHRHYRQTLVETCSSAAASCDRLIFLSSFSVYGDGGEGSSAITEETPTSNHEEPSSLYYQKAEQKILSQAGGCVLRFPDMYGAPGDMSFPERVKLAHSYFGGKALFGADALLYAIHFEDVVSAVVHAIDHKLQGIFNVCDNERIPATNARVFDAICDHEGLSRLEFLNQIKAPNRRISAAKIYQTGYRVAHGDPNASYLTEAETH, encoded by the coding sequence ATGAAAATACTGATACTGGGAATGGGGCATGTGGGGAAGGCCCTGGGCAGCAGGCTCCGCAGCAAGGGTCACCAGGTGGTCGGGAGCACGACCACCCCAGAAAAGGCACAGGGTCTGAGAGCGTTTGCAGACGAAGTAGTGGTACTCAAGGGGCACGAATCCGAGAAGGTCGCTGCGGCAGCCAGCGGCGTGGACCTGATCATCGTTACCGTTGCGCCAAACGTAAAAAATACCCGCACCCCGGAAGAGCGGCACCGGCACTACCGCCAGACTCTGGTTGAAACCTGCTCCAGCGCAGCTGCGAGTTGCGACCGCCTGATATTCCTGTCCTCGTTCTCCGTGTACGGCGACGGCGGTGAAGGTAGCAGTGCCATTACCGAGGAAACGCCTACCAGTAACCACGAGGAACCCTCCTCGCTGTATTACCAGAAGGCAGAACAGAAAATCCTCTCCCAGGCAGGGGGATGTGTCCTGCGCTTCCCGGATATGTATGGTGCGCCCGGGGATATGAGCTTCCCTGAACGGGTGAAGCTGGCACATTCCTATTTCGGTGGTAAAGCCTTGTTTGGTGCCGACGCCCTGCTGTACGCGATTCATTTTGAAGATGTGGTCAGCGCGGTCGTTCATGCCATCGACCACAAACTGCAAGGTATCTTCAATGTATGTGATAACGAGCGTATACCCGCCACGAACGCCAGGGTATTCGATGCCATCTGTGATCACGAAGGATTGTCACGACTCGAATTTCTGAATCAGATCAAGGCACCGAATCGAAGGATTTCGGCTGCCAAAATCTACCAAACAGGCTATCGCGTAGCGCACGGGGACCCGAATGCAAGCTACCTGACGGAAGCTGAGACCCACTGA